A genome region from bacterium includes the following:
- a CDS encoding DEAD/DEAH box helicase family protein produces the protein MNSTSEVAFEEHVAFWLVSHGGYRRVKVGNVGVGPRDFDAEAGVDTADLFEFIGATQGREWGRLVDSAYGGDPDGAQAGFVQRLASELDRRGTVDVLRRGVVDRNFKIRLAFFKPAHGLTPELAQRYEANVLSVTRQLPFDPSSARTVDLGLFVNGIPVATAELKNPLTGQTVENAIAQYRTDRPDTNRTLGRLGMVHFAVDPFLVAMTTRLAGRQTRFLPFNRGHNLGAGNPPNPGGHATAYLWEQVWSRDAWMDILGRFIHVEKPSKGSKARPEVIFPRFHQWDAVRRLEADAKQRGTGRSCLVQHSAGSGKSNSIAWLAHRLSSLHTDDDVKVFDKVVVITDRVILDRQLQDTIGQFEHAVGVVQRIDEDSAQLAAALAGEQARIIVTTLQKFPFIFDKIESLPDRSYAVIVDEAHSSQTGEAATELRRVLGTAEPDIDPDAETTDAETLLAAAVAARGHQPNLSFFAFTATPKGRTLELFGEVGASGRHEPFHLYPMRQAIEEGFIEDVLARYVTYNQYVHLEKTILEDPAYDTAKARSALAKYVAFHPENLAQKAEIIVEHFRTKIAGQIGGQAKAMVVCSSRPHAVRMWEALRRYAADLGYGLGVLVAFSGEVEGLTETKANGFGESQTAERFDTGDWQIMVVAEKFQTGFDQPKLAAMYVDKTLTGLAAVQTLSRLNRTHPDKSGTFVLDFVNDADAIGEAFAVYHGKTVAPPTDPNLLFDTRRGLDAFGVLDTGETARTAALVLGDGNHAQVHAALQPAVDRFDGLDEDDQEVFRDALARFVRVYSFLSLVVPFRNADLERDYLYCRALAALIRGRPPGQGIDLGSEVELTHLRHELTFEGSVGLPAGEGEVSTIYSGTGPQTDPEQEPLSQIIARINERFGTDWTDEDRLVFEAAAGDLVDDAEIQNQALNNDEATFRDHVFPERYQKALLSRGDRNRQLVYDYLDSADLQAEIVAIFAASVQQRAIVARQRTCPIGDLLGTDRESQFLEYKSTLRWDINRQSKGGAPEDAAIKTVAGFANSEFGGTLLVGVADDGTVCGLEDDYATFSERGQKGDQDLWGQHLQNLIRSRLGDSALALVTWQFHTINGDQLARISIGPANHPVHERTGEQRILWHRTPTSTIAVTDPQEQDRIIARRWPA, from the coding sequence ATGAATTCAACTAGTGAGGTGGCGTTCGAGGAGCACGTCGCGTTCTGGCTCGTCTCACATGGCGGCTATCGTCGGGTGAAGGTCGGCAACGTGGGGGTTGGGCCGCGGGACTTCGATGCTGAGGCGGGCGTCGATACTGCTGATCTGTTCGAGTTCATCGGGGCCACGCAGGGGCGCGAGTGGGGTCGGCTTGTGGATTCGGCGTACGGGGGTGACCCGGACGGGGCGCAGGCGGGATTCGTACAGCGGCTCGCGTCGGAGTTGGATCGGCGGGGGACGGTGGACGTGCTGCGTCGCGGCGTGGTGGATCGCAACTTCAAGATCCGGTTGGCGTTCTTCAAGCCCGCCCATGGGCTGACGCCGGAGTTGGCGCAGCGCTACGAGGCGAACGTGCTGTCGGTGACCCGGCAGTTGCCGTTCGATCCGTCGAGTGCGCGGACTGTTGATCTGGGGCTGTTCGTGAACGGGATTCCGGTGGCGACGGCTGAGTTGAAGAATCCGCTGACGGGCCAGACCGTCGAGAACGCCATTGCCCAGTACCGAACCGACCGTCCAGACACGAATAGGACGCTGGGCCGGCTGGGGATGGTGCACTTCGCGGTCGATCCGTTCTTGGTGGCGATGACCACGCGTCTCGCCGGCAGGCAGACTCGGTTCCTGCCGTTCAATCGGGGCCACAATCTCGGCGCGGGGAACCCGCCGAACCCCGGTGGGCATGCCACTGCCTATCTGTGGGAGCAGGTGTGGTCTCGGGATGCGTGGATGGACATCCTGGGCCGGTTCATCCATGTGGAGAAGCCGTCGAAGGGGTCCAAGGCTCGCCCGGAGGTGATCTTCCCGCGGTTCCACCAGTGGGACGCGGTACGGCGGTTGGAGGCCGACGCCAAGCAGCGGGGGACGGGCCGGAGTTGTCTGGTGCAGCACTCGGCAGGGTCGGGCAAGTCGAACTCGATCGCTTGGTTGGCGCACCGGCTGTCGTCGCTGCACACCGACGACGACGTGAAGGTGTTCGACAAGGTGGTGGTGATCACCGACCGTGTGATTCTCGACAGGCAACTGCAGGACACCATCGGCCAGTTCGAGCACGCCGTCGGCGTGGTGCAGCGCATCGACGAGGACTCCGCGCAGCTCGCCGCGGCGCTGGCCGGGGAGCAGGCCCGCATCATCGTGACGACGCTGCAGAAGTTCCCGTTCATCTTCGACAAGATCGAGTCGTTGCCTGACCGCAGCTACGCGGTGATCGTGGACGAAGCGCACTCGTCGCAGACCGGCGAGGCGGCCACCGAGTTGCGCCGGGTGCTGGGCACCGCCGAGCCGGACATCGACCCCGACGCCGAGACGACCGACGCGGAGACGCTGCTGGCCGCGGCGGTGGCGGCGCGGGGCCACCAGCCCAACCTGTCGTTCTTCGCGTTCACCGCCACGCCCAAGGGCCGCACCCTGGAACTGTTCGGCGAAGTCGGCGCCAGCGGCAGGCACGAGCCGTTCCACCTGTATCCCATGCGCCAGGCCATCGAGGAAGGGTTCATCGAGGACGTGCTGGCCCGCTACGTGACCTACAACCAATACGTCCACCTGGAGAAGACGATCCTGGAGGACCCGGCCTACGACACCGCCAAGGCCCGCAGCGCGCTGGCCAAGTACGTGGCCTTCCACCCCGAGAACCTGGCGCAGAAGGCCGAGATCATCGTGGAGCACTTCCGCACGAAGATCGCGGGTCAGATCGGCGGGCAGGCCAAGGCGATGGTGGTGTGCTCGTCGCGGCCTCACGCTGTGCGGATGTGGGAGGCGCTGCGCCGCTACGCCGCCGACTTGGGCTACGGGCTGGGGGTGTTGGTGGCGTTCTCGGGGGAGGTGGAGGGCCTGACCGAGACGAAGGCCAACGGCTTCGGTGAGTCGCAGACCGCCGAACGCTTCGACACCGGCGACTGGCAGATCATGGTGGTGGCCGAGAAGTTCCAGACCGGCTTCGACCAGCCGAAGCTGGCGGCCATGTACGTCGACAAGACCCTCACCGGCCTCGCTGCGGTGCAGACCCTGTCGAGGCTCAACCGCACCCACCCCGACAAGTCCGGCACCTTCGTGCTGGACTTCGTCAACGACGCCGACGCCATCGGCGAGGCGTTCGCCGTGTACCACGGCAAGACCGTGGCGCCGCCCACCGACCCGAACCTGCTGTTCGACACCCGCCGCGGCCTCGATGCCTTCGGCGTGCTCGACACCGGCGAGACGGCGCGGACCGCCGCGCTGGTGCTCGGCGACGGCAACCACGCGCAGGTCCACGCTGCGCTGCAACCCGCCGTCGACCGCTTCGACGGACTCGACGAGGACGACCAGGAGGTGTTCCGGGACGCGCTGGCGCGGTTCGTGCGCGTCTACAGCTTCCTTTCGCTGGTGGTGCCGTTCCGCAACGCCGACCTCGAACGCGACTACCTGTACTGCCGGGCGCTGGCCGCGCTGATCCGGGGCCGCCCGCCCGGCCAGGGCATCGACCTGGGCTCGGAGGTGGAACTCACCCACCTGCGCCACGAACTGACCTTCGAGGGCTCCGTCGGGCTGCCCGCCGGCGAGGGCGAGGTCAGCACCATCTACTCCGGCACCGGGCCGCAGACCGATCCCGAACAGGAACCCCTGTCGCAGATCATCGCCCGCATAAACGAGCGCTTCGGCACCGACTGGACCGACGAGGACCGCCTCGTGTTCGAGGCCGCCGCCGGCGACCTTGTCGACGACGCCGAGATCCAGAACCAGGCCCTCAACAACGACGAGGCCACGTTCCGGGACCACGTCTTCCCCGAGCGCTACCAGAAAGCGCTGCTGTCACGCGGCGACCGCAACAGGCAGCTCGTCTACGACTACCTCGACAGCGCCGACCTGCAGGCCGAGATCGTCGCCATCTTCGCCGCGAGCGTGCAGCAACGAGCCATCGTCGCCCGCCAGCGGACCTGCCCCATCGGCGACCTCCTCGGCACCGACCGCGAGTCGCAGTTCCTCGAGTACAAGTCCACGCTGCGCTGGGACATCAACCGTCAGAGCAAGGGTGGCGCTCCTGAGGACGCGGCCATCAAGACTGTCGCCGGCTTCGCCAACTCCGAATTCGGCGGCACCCTCCTCGTCGGCGTCGCCGACGACGGCACCGTCTGTGGCCTTGAAGACGACTACGCCACCTTCTCTGAGCGCGGCCAGAAGGGGGACCAAGACCTCTGGGGCCAGCACCTCCAGAACCTCATCCGCAGCCGCCTCGGCGACTCCGCCCTCGCGCTCGTCACCTGGCAATTCCACACCATCAACGGCGACCAACTGGCCCGCATCAGCATCGGCCCCGCCAACCACCCCGTCCACGAACGCACGGGCGAACAGCGGATCCTCTGGCACCGAACCCCCACATCCACCATCGCCGTCACCGACCCCCAAGAACAAGACCGAATCATCGCCCGCCGCTGGCCGGCGTGA
- a CDS encoding ATP-binding protein, producing the protein MSTSLLPRHASISLDAVLGASRVTLIHGPRQAGKTTLARLTSERIGGTFVTLDDPALLNAARNDPVGFVAQPLPLVIDEIQRAGDPLVRAIKMAVDLDPVPGRFLITGSTNFLTVPTLSESLAGRVGILELWPFSQGELARGGPETFTRLAFENPDALRAGPPGAHTRDRYLELICAGGYPTTRELSPAQRRRWHRDYVDTVARRDIVELADIRRADAIAPALSAVAALTGQELNIARLARGVGLDARTVATYLAWLETVFLVHHVPRWSRNLSNKAARAAKLYLSDSGLAATLANKDPAALARPTDTSVGQLVETFAANEIAKQLTWDESGARLHHFRDRNGPEIDLILERPDGRIVAIEVKAAISPGPDAFRWLAWLRDRLDRIGADFVHGFVLHTGPHRLSLGDRLTLLPLDALWTPAGALGGDQ; encoded by the coding sequence ATGTCCACGTCCCTGCTGCCCCGGCATGCTTCGATCTCACTGGACGCCGTGCTCGGAGCCTCCCGTGTCACGCTGATCCACGGTCCCCGCCAGGCAGGCAAGACGACCCTGGCGCGTCTCACCTCCGAGCGGATCGGCGGCACGTTCGTCACCCTCGACGACCCGGCACTGCTCAACGCGGCCCGCAACGACCCTGTCGGTTTCGTCGCTCAACCCCTTCCGCTCGTGATCGACGAGATTCAGCGAGCAGGCGACCCGCTCGTCAGGGCCATCAAGATGGCGGTCGACCTCGATCCGGTACCGGGGCGGTTCCTCATCACCGGTTCGACGAACTTCCTGACCGTGCCCACCCTGTCGGAGTCACTCGCCGGGCGAGTCGGCATCCTCGAGTTGTGGCCCTTCTCGCAGGGCGAACTCGCCCGGGGCGGCCCCGAGACCTTCACCCGCCTGGCTTTCGAGAATCCCGACGCTCTCCGAGCCGGACCGCCGGGCGCGCACACCCGCGACCGGTACCTGGAACTGATCTGCGCCGGGGGCTATCCCACCACCAGGGAACTCTCCCCCGCCCAGCGCCGCCGCTGGCATCGCGACTACGTCGACACCGTCGCCCGGCGGGACATCGTGGAGTTGGCCGACATCCGGCGCGCCGACGCCATCGCGCCCGCGCTGAGCGCTGTGGCGGCACTCACCGGCCAAGAACTGAACATCGCCCGCCTCGCCCGCGGAGTCGGTCTCGACGCTCGGACCGTGGCCACCTACCTCGCCTGGCTCGAAACCGTCTTCCTCGTACACCACGTCCCCCGGTGGTCACGCAACCTGTCCAACAAGGCAGCCAGAGCCGCCAAGCTCTACCTCAGCGACAGCGGCCTCGCGGCGACGCTCGCCAACAAGGACCCCGCCGCCCTGGCGCGCCCCACCGACACGTCCGTCGGGCAACTCGTCGAAACGTTCGCCGCCAACGAGATCGCCAAGCAACTCACCTGGGACGAAAGCGGCGCACGACTCCACCACTTCCGCGACCGTAACGGGCCTGAGATCGATCTCATTCTCGAACGGCCCGACGGGCGCATCGTCGCCATCGAGGTGAAGGCGGCCATCTCACCGGGACCCGACGCCTTCCGGTGGCTCGCCTGGCTGCGAGACCGACTCGACCGCATCGGTGCCGACTTCGTCCACGGCTTCGTGCTGCACACGGGGCCCCACCGCCTCAGCCTCGGCGACCGCCTCACCCTCCTCCCCCTCGACGCCCTCTGGACCCCGGCGGGCGCGCTGGGCGGAGACCAATGA
- a CDS encoding ATP-binding protein, whose product MAGLSVKNPFSPSFGTTPPLLAGRDGVIERFVEAVATGPTHPDYTLLVTGDRGTGKTAVLNALEAVAAERGWLTITAAASSESLSSRITGEAERCIRSLSGGRRRARLASVSALGVGVGWETDSGDSGGEPSLLTLLERLGDMLTERGKGLLLTVDEMHDVSRDEVRNVAAAVQIVTRRRLRPLAFAAAALPLIEHTHLADPNMTFLQRCARAPLGPLTPAETRRALHEPITRNGRAIDQDALAEAVDATLGYPYMIQLVGFHAWRGQEAAEAPISLTNVRAGILEAEQTMVDQIAGPVWNRLSTMDKRFLVAMLADPDDSALADVAARLGRSLQYARTYRRRLAAAGALSPASKGRVRFRDNALRRRAANAARDDPALS is encoded by the coding sequence GTGGCCGGGCTGTCTGTGAAGAACCCGTTCTCGCCTTCGTTCGGGACGACTCCTCCGCTGCTGGCGGGCCGCGACGGGGTGATCGAGCGGTTCGTCGAAGCGGTCGCGACCGGTCCGACGCATCCCGACTACACGTTGCTCGTGACCGGCGACCGCGGCACGGGCAAGACAGCGGTGCTGAACGCGCTGGAGGCGGTCGCCGCCGAGCGGGGCTGGCTGACCATTACGGCAGCCGCGTCGTCGGAGTCGCTGTCGAGCAGGATCACCGGCGAAGCCGAACGCTGTATTCGGAGCCTGTCCGGGGGGCGACGACGCGCTCGGCTGGCGTCGGTCAGCGCCCTCGGCGTCGGCGTGGGATGGGAGACCGACAGCGGCGACTCGGGAGGCGAGCCCAGCCTGCTTACGCTGCTGGAGCGGTTGGGCGACATGCTCACGGAGCGCGGCAAAGGGCTGCTGCTCACAGTCGACGAGATGCACGACGTGTCCCGCGACGAGGTCCGCAACGTCGCCGCCGCGGTGCAGATAGTCACCCGCCGGCGGCTCAGGCCGCTGGCGTTCGCAGCCGCCGCGCTTCCGCTGATCGAGCACACGCACCTTGCGGACCCCAACATGACGTTCCTGCAACGATGCGCCCGGGCGCCGCTCGGCCCGCTCACACCCGCAGAGACCCGCCGCGCGCTGCACGAGCCGATCACTCGCAACGGCAGAGCCATCGACCAAGACGCCCTCGCGGAGGCGGTGGACGCCACGCTCGGCTACCCCTACATGATCCAGCTCGTCGGCTTCCACGCGTGGCGCGGACAGGAGGCAGCCGAGGCGCCGATCAGTCTCACCAATGTCCGAGCCGGGATCCTGGAAGCAGAGCAGACCATGGTGGACCAGATCGCAGGACCGGTCTGGAACCGCCTCTCAACCATGGACAAGCGATTCCTGGTGGCGATGCTCGCTGACCCCGACGATTCGGCGCTCGCCGACGTCGCAGCCAGACTGGGGCGCTCACTCCAGTACGCCCGCACCTACCGGAGGCGCCTCGCCGCGGCGGGGGCGCTGAGCCCGGCATCCAAGGGCCGCGTCCGCTTCCGCGACAACGCACTCAGACGCCGCGCCGCAAACGCCGCCCGCGACGACCCTGCCCTGTCATAG
- a CDS encoding ATP-binding cassette domain-containing protein, with protein sequence MALVTLSEVRKTFRRGRSEVHAVNGVDLHIEAGETLALIGESGSGKSTVGRLALGLIQPDEGHVTVDGMQLDGLDRKTLQAARRNMTIVFQEPFQSLDPLMSVGRIIEEPLVIHEPSLTPTERRERVTDTMRRVILDPGLYERRPRELSGGQQQRVGVARAIVTGPKFVVLDEPTSSLDLSVQAGILELLANLQRDLGLAYLFISHDIGTVDYFSDRVAVMYLGQVVETGPKAAVLDTPRHPYTEALLSAALPADPTEQPPHIALTGDIPSPTQLPEGCFFYSRCNYRGDPRCASENPPLREVGPGHWAATFCNVGSTAEPA encoded by the coding sequence ATGGCCCTCGTCACGCTCAGCGAGGTCCGCAAGACGTTCCGGCGAGGCCGCAGCGAGGTGCACGCCGTCAACGGCGTGGACCTGCACATCGAAGCGGGCGAGACGCTGGCGCTCATCGGCGAGAGCGGCTCGGGAAAGTCCACCGTGGGCCGCCTGGCGCTGGGCCTCATCCAGCCCGACGAAGGCCACGTCACCGTGGACGGAATGCAGTTGGACGGACTGGACCGCAAGACGCTGCAGGCCGCCCGGCGGAACATGACCATCGTGTTCCAGGAGCCCTTCCAGTCCCTCGACCCGCTGATGAGCGTCGGGCGGATCATCGAGGAGCCGCTGGTCATCCACGAGCCCTCCCTGACTCCCACCGAGCGCCGCGAGCGCGTCACCGACACCATGCGGCGTGTGATCCTGGACCCGGGCCTCTACGAGCGCCGGCCCCGCGAACTCAGCGGCGGCCAGCAGCAACGCGTCGGCGTGGCGCGGGCCATCGTCACGGGCCCCAAGTTCGTGGTCCTCGACGAGCCCACGTCGTCCCTCGACCTGTCGGTGCAGGCCGGCATCCTGGAGTTGCTGGCGAACCTGCAGCGGGATCTGGGCCTGGCCTACCTGTTCATCTCCCACGACATCGGCACGGTCGACTACTTCTCCGACCGTGTGGCCGTCATGTACCTCGGCCAGGTGGTGGAGACCGGCCCGAAGGCCGCCGTACTGGACACCCCGCGCCACCCCTACACCGAAGCCCTCCTGTCGGCGGCGCTGCCGGCGGACCCCACCGAGCAGCCGCCACACATCGCGCTGACCGGCGACATCCCCAGCCCCACCCAGCTACCGGAGGGCTGCTTCTTCTACAGCCGCTGCAACTACCGCGGCGACCCCCGCTGCGCCTCGGAGAACCCGCCCCTACGTGAGGTCGGCCCCGGCCACTGGGCCGCCACCTTCTGCAACGTCGGCAGCACCGCGGAGCCAGCCTGA